A DNA window from Calliphora vicina chromosome 1, idCalVici1.1, whole genome shotgun sequence contains the following coding sequences:
- the LOC135964036 gene encoding uncharacterized protein LOC135964036, whose protein sequence is MVKSQKLITFERTAAIFLDFEKEYNDLPTETLNSYLLDIRKEEFKTLWDKTRNTYEDFATQDNNEVSEEDFQNAKELFKNCRLGYISCAAQMGELSDSFFNKSGMSSTQYGGRNTVEISSGQRHNLKLPPCITEVFKGDYQSWPSFRDMFKAVYIDGADLSGVEKLCYLRQFTEDDALLIVKESPLTNEGFLTAWENLRDRYENKRILVHDQLKILFNLVSVKSESGNDIKRLQRDINNCISTLRVYKINIESWDPIFVYACLTKLPFHTLSLWEQTVKSKMEIPLWKELDEFLTGRFHSLETINNIRSANKTDSNNKSDKSNNSKHRNTSVRVYQTKVSGKSCPICATNHALKDCRKFLSKDQAGRFLIVKNQKLCINCLNEGHKMSECKSKFNCSKCQLKHHTLLHKEVTNPVLNSSNQNMDDVPSTSQGIVRVQNNTVQNCFVTTSRQILLATAVVNIVCQGETFTARALIDPASQSSFICEKIQRKLDLPTEKVDSNISALNCAPAGSSHKQCNFVLGSRIDRSFRLKMSGLVLPRLTGNLPNRSVDNSLLLSSPFNMDLADPNFTESGPIDILIGGDFYPKVMLGRSKHNVYGNLMAQESVFGWILTGPIEDRHPRSFTTVISCYTEVNLYKQLENFWKLEEPPKISKFTSEDDYCEEFFKKTTKRNSEGRFIVSLPFKPQYLVDNNLGSSREKAKRQFLRNEISLQKNPELKAIYDGTLSEYEELGHMNQVDSNYSDESNTYYLPHHAVFKPESTSTKVRVVFNASSRTSTGLSLNDILYTGPVLQNDLMLLIIRWRFYRFVFNGDIEKMYRQILLDPEHANFQRIVFRRNPQDDLKDYELKTVTFGINCAPFSAIRTLHQLADDVEEKWPLASKILRDMMYVDDALVGAHDVIMAIKARDQIIAALLSAGFSMRKWTSNNEKILEGLPSDHLLHEKFLEIDDTSTTKTLGVRWNAKTDHFYFSTLPIALKDSYTKREVLSTIARLFDPAGWLGPIVVIAKILMQQIWSDKTDWDEVLSECSGTKWRQFLLDYVHIDDIKIPRWVGFKPSVNLEFHGFSDASEKAYGACVYARIQDENGIIQSHLVLAKSKVAPLKTVYLPRLELCGALLLAELLKAIGKDLKFDGTNTKFYTWTDSMIVLAWLQKPPSSWTTFVANRVAKITEYTSKECWRHVASCDNPADLLSRGVCPQELVNNRIWWHGPSFLCSNSSQWNIQIGTNFETREEQKNHKVFFTYSKSYYDLIEKFSSFTKALRIMALVMRAIQRMRGFSHSNLSSEELTADELNTAKIKLIIMAQKVAFGDEYHKLENKESVKCGNILNLNPFLDEKGIMRVGGRLANALELSYNEKFPILLPSNCRFSVLLVDFIHKVTLHGGNQLMLRVLRTQFYIVRARNLIKTIISRCRMCALYRKKVQSQIMAALPTNRTIISRPFTTTGVDFAGPFDIRNFTGRACLITKGYVCLFVCFATKAIHLEAVSNLSTPAFLAAFSRFVARRGCPRDMYSDNGTNFVGASKVLKIEFREFLRNASSELNTHYGLQGVNWKFNPASAPHMGGLWEAGVKSFKYHFRRIAGNIKYTFEEFSTLLARIESCLNSRPLCPLIDDVECLDILTPGHFLIGAPLLAPPEPEITESPISITNRWQRVRALNQRLCSRWKDEYLKDLQKRNKWKFMEKNLEVGDMVVIREDNLPPNEWRLGRVHKLHIGKDGHTRVVELKTVRGIITRPVVKLVALPTY, encoded by the coding sequence ATGGTAAAATCTCAGAAGCTTATCACTTTTGAACGTACAGCGgctatatttttggatttcGAAAAGGAATATAATGATCTGCCAACTGAAACTCTTAATTCTTATTTGCTCGATATAAGAAAAGAAGAGTTTAAGACGTTGTGGGATAAGACAAGAAATACATATGAAGATTTTGCAACACAAGACAATAATGAGGTATCGGAAGAGGATTTTCAGAACGCGAAGgagctttttaaaaattgtcgATTAGGGTACATCTCGTGTGCAGCTCAAATGGGTGAATTATCAGattcattttttaacaaatcagGAATGTCATCAACTCAGTATGGTGGTAGAAATACAGTAGAGATCTCTAGCGGTCAAAGGCACAATTTAAAGTTGCCACCCTGTATCACCGAAGTTTTTAAAGGTGACTACCAATCATGGCCGTCCTTTCGGGACATGTTTAAGGCCGTTTATATCGATGGGGCCGATTTGTCAGGAGTTGAAAAACTCTGCTATTTAAGACAATTTACTGAGGATGACGCGTTATTAATAGTAAAAGAATCTCCTCTCACTAATGAAGGTTTTCTAACTGCTTGGGAAAACCTAAGAGACAGATACGAGAATAAGAGAATTTTGGTCCACGACCAATtgaagattttatttaatttggtaTCTGTGAAATCGGAATCCGGAAATGATATTAAAAGGCTACAACGTGACATTAACAACTGTATTTCAACTCTTcgagtttataaaataaatattgagtcCTGGGACCCAATATTCGTTTATGCATGTTTAACAAAATTGCCATTTCATACTTTGTCGTTATGGGAGCAAACTGTTAAGAGCAAAATGGAAATTCCCCTATGGAAGGAACTGGATGAGTTCCTTACGGGACGTTTTCATTCTCtagaaacaataaataatattcgAAGTGCCAATAAGACAGATTCTAATAATAAATCGGACAAgtcgaataattcaaaacatCGAAACACTTCTGTTAGAGTTTACCAGACCAAAGTTTCAGGAAAATCTTGCCCAATCTGTGCTACAAATCACGCTTTGAAGGATTGTCGTAAGTTTTTAAGTAAGGATCAGGCAGGAAGGTTTCTAATTGTTAAGAACCagaaattatgtattaattgtTTGAACGAGGGCCATAAAATGAGTGAATGTAAGAGTAAGTTTAATTGTTCTAAATGCCAACTTAAACATCATACTCTTCTTCACAAGGAAGTTACTAATCCTGTACTAAATTCTAGCAATCAAAATATGGATGATGTGCCGTCTACATCACAGGGTATCGTAAGAGTACAGAATAATACTGTGCAAAACTGTTTTGTAACAACTTCTAGGCAGATTCTTTTAGCTACGGCAGTCGTTAATATTGTATGTCAGGGAGAAACTTTTACAGCGCGGGCTCTAATTGATCCAGCGTCTCAATCATCGTTTATATGTGAAAAAATTCAACGTAAACTTGATTTGCCTACAGAGAAAGTAGATTCTAACATCTCTGCCCTGAATTGTGCCCCGGCTGGTTCATCTCATAAGCAATGTAATTTTGTATTGGGATCTAGAATAGATAGATCTTTTAGGTTGAAAATGTCAGGATTAGTACTTCCTAGATTAACTGGGAATTTACCAAATAGGTCTGTGGATAATTCTCTTTTATTGAGCTCACCATTTAATATGGATCTGGCAGATCCAAATTTTACAGAAAGCGGACCTATAGATATATTAATCGGTGGTGATTTTTACCCGAAAGTTATGTTAGGACGGTCAAAACATAATGTGTATGGAAATTTGATGGCCCAGGAGAGTGTATTTGGTTGGATTTTGACAGGACCTATTGAAGATAGGCATCCTAGGTCATTTACAACAGTAATTTCATGCTATACAGAAGTGAATTTATATAAACAGTTAGAAAACTTTTGGAAGTTAGAGGAGCCtccaaaaatatcaaaatttacttCTGAAGATGATTATTGCGAGGAATTTTTTAAGAAGACCACAAAAAGGAATAGTGAAGGGCGCTTCATCGTATCGTTACCCTTCAAACCTCAATATTTGGTGGATAATAATTTAGGATCATCTCGAGAAAAGGCTAAGCgacaatttttaagaaatgaaATATCACTTCAGAAGAATCCTGAGTTAAAAGCAATCTATGATGGGACATTGTCTGAGTATGAGGAACTAGGTCATATGAATCAAGTGGATAGTAACTATTCAGATGAatcaaatacatattatttacCTCACCACGCTGTATTTAAGCCCGAAAGTACTTCCACTAAAGTTAGGGTGGTGTTCAATGCTTCGAGTAGGACATCTACAGGATTAAGTTTAAATGATATATTGTATACAGGTCCAGTTTTGCAAAATGATCTGATGTTACTGATTATAAGATGGAGATTTTATAGGTTTGTTTTTAATGGAGACATAGAAAAAATGTACAGACAGATTTTGCTTGATCCTGAACATGCCAATTTCCAAAGGATTGTATTTCGTCGGAATCCTCAGGACGATTTAAAGGATTACGAGCTAAAGACTGTAACTTTTGGGATAAATTGTGCCCCTTTTTCAGCGATAAGAACTTTACATCAACTTGCAGATGATGTTGAGGAAAAATGGCCTTTAGCATCTAAAATTTTACGTGACATGATGTACGTCGATGATGCTCTAGTTGGAGCCCATGATGTAATCATGGCTATAAAAGCTCGTGATCAAATAATCGCAGCTTTATTATCTGCAGGTTTTTCAATGCGAAAATGGACATCCAATAATgagaaaattttagaagggtTACCATCAGATCATTTATTGcatgaaaaatttttagaaatcgaTGATACAAGTACCACAAAGACTTTAGGCGTTAGATGGAATGCCAAAACTGACCATTTTTATTTCTCTACATTACCTATAGCACTAAAAGATAGTTATACGAAGCGGGAGGTTCTTTCCACAATTGCAAGACTATTTGATCCCGCGGGTTGGTTAGGTCCGATAGTGGTTATAGCAAAAATTTTGATGCAGCAAATATGGAGTGATAAAACGGATTGGGATGAGGTCTTATCTGAGTGTAGTGGAACTAAATGGCGTCAATTTCTCTTAGATTATGTTCATATCGATGACATAAAGATTCCAAGATGGGTTGGTTTTAAACCATCGGTGAATTTGGAATTTCATGGATTTTCAGATGCCTCAGAGAAAGCATATGGTGCTTGTGTATATGCTCGTATTCAAGACGAAAATGGTATAATACAAAGTCATTTggttttggcaaaatcaaaagtTGCTCCACTTAAAACCGTTTATTTACCTAGGCTAGAACTTTGTGGTGCTTTATTATTAGCAGAGTTATTAAAAGCTATAggcaaagatttaaaatttgatggtACTAATACCAAATTCTACACATGGACTGATTCCATGATCGTATTAGCGTGGCTGCAGAAACCTCCAAGTTCATGGACAACTTTTGTAGCAAATCGAGTTGCTAAAATTACAGAGTATACTAGTAAAGAATGCTGGAGACATGTAGCTTCATGTGATAACCCAGCAGACTTGTTAAGTAGAGGAGTTTGCCCACAAGAATTAGTAAATAATCGGATTTGGTGGCATGGTCCTAGTTTTCTGTGCTCCAATTCATCCCAATGGAATATACAAATTGGTACCAATTTTGAGACTAGAGAGGAACAGAAGAAtcataaagtattttttacgtATTCTAAATCTTATTACGatttaatcgaaaaattttcttcgTTTACGAAAGCCCTTCGAATTATGGCTCTAGTAATGAGAGCAATACAAAGAATGCGTGGATTTAGTCATTCTAATCTTTCCTCTGAAGAATTAACAGCTGATGAATTGAATactgcaaaaattaaattaattattatggcTCAAAAGGTAGCATTTGGTGACGAGTATCATaaattagaaaacaaagaaTCAGTTAAATGCggcaatatattaaatttaaatcccTTTTTAGACGAAAAGGGCATCATGCGCGTAGGAGGCCGTTTGGCAAATGCTCTGGAATTGAgctataatgaaaaatttccaattttattgcCATCAAACTGTCGGTTTTCAGTACTACTCGTTGATTTTATTCACAAAGTCACATTACATGGAGGAAATCAGCTAATGTTAAGAGTTCTGCGGACTCAATTCTACATTGTGCGTgcaagaaatttaattaaaacaataataagcAGGTGTAGAATGTGTGCGTTGTATAGAAAAAAGGTTCAGAGTCAGATTATGGCGGCGCTTCCCACGAATCGCACTATAATTTCTAGACCATTTACAACGACAGGGGTAGATTTCGCAGGACCATTTGATATCCGAAACTTTACTGGTCGAGCTTGTCTCATTACAAAGGGTTATGTGTGCTTATTTGTGTGCTTTGCTACGAAAGCTATTCATTTAGAAGCTGTTAGTAATTTATCGACACCAGCATTTCTGGCAGCTTTTTCACGATTTGTCGCTCGCCGTGGTTGTCCAAGAGATATGTACTCTGATAATGGTACTAATTTCGTCGGAGcatcaaaagttttaaaaattgaatttcgtGAATTTTTACGAAACGCAAGTTCAGAATTAAATACGCATTATGGACTACAAGGAGTTAATTGGAAATTTAATCCTGCAAGTGCCCCTCATATGGGAGGCCTTTGGGAGGCAGGAGTAAAAAGTTTTAAGTACCATTTTAGAAGAATCGCTGGTAACATAAAGTATACTTTTGAAGAATTTTCAACTTTATTGGCCCGCATTGAATCTTGCCTCAATTCAAGACCATTGTGTCCTCTCATAGACGATGTGGAGTGTCTGGATATTTTGACACCAGGTCATTTTTTGATCGGGGCTCCTCTCTTAGCTCCACCTGAACCAGAGATTACAGAATCTCCAATTTCGATAACTAATCGATGGCAAAGAGTTAGAGCACTAAACCAACGTTTATGTAGCAGGTGGAAAGACGAATATTTAAAGGATCTTCAAAAGCGcaacaaatggaaatttatggaaaaaaatttggaagTTGGTGACATGGTTGTAATTCGTGAAGATAATTTACCACCGAATGAATGGCGTTTAGGTCGCGTACATAAACTTCATATAGGTAAAGATGGTCATACTAGAGTTGTTGAATTAAAAACAGTTCGTGGAATAATTACGAGGCCAGTGGTAAAGCTTGTAGCTCTACCGActtattaa